tttaaagtTACATTTTAAAGAGCAACAGTTTTCAGTTTCAGCTCTGGCAGTTTTTAACCATTATTTACCTTGATCAAAGGCCAGTGTGAGGGTGGGTGCAACAGCTTTACCACCACTGGGAGCCCGTAATGGAGACGAACTGCATTTTGAGCCATCTCTGCTTCTTGGTGTCTGCTGGTGAGGTGACGGAGCGCGCAGATCGCAGGTTCCGTGATgtcttccctgtccccagcccggaggACTGTGCGCACCAGAGCCTCGATGCCACCAACCTGGCACACCATCATCTTGTTCTTGTAATTGTTGCAGGTAAGGTTAGAAAGGATGCCAGCGGCACAAGTCACAACGTTAATATCATCTGATCCTAAAAGCTGAACTAGAGTTCCTAGAAGGCCTTCCATGCCCTCCTGCAGAAAAAGAAGGGAGAGAAAGTTAAGTCTTCTTTTTCACTACGTTGACTTTTGCTCTTGATCCCTTTAAACAAGCCCTTTACCTGCTTTGTTGCAGCATCTGACAGATTTCTCAGAGTCCAGAGACAGTTCTGGACAAGACGCTGGCTTGGATCTGTGAGGTGGAGCCCCAAAGCTTGCATCCCACCTGGAAGATGGTACAGATTTGACACCATTACTCAGATTTTACACCATACTCTGATGCTCACCTCATGAGCAGTCAAGTCCTTCTTTTCCTTGACATCTAAGTGCAAAACCTCACAAGCTTTTGGATCCTTCTTGTCAATATCACAATATGGCTGGGACCCTAGTCCTTCTTCATAGGAAAATAACAACCCCCTGAAATTCCCTGTGTGACACTGGGCCTTTTAAATGTGTGCATATTCTCAGGGATGCATCCTGACAACACTCACCCACTAACAGTTAACAACACAGTGGAGTTACTAAAAACAGCCACCCTTTAATACTTCTGCATACTAAAGGCCTCCAAACCTGGTTATGGACTTTAGGACCAACCCAAGTTCATTTTTTTGATGCTGGCAGTTTCTGTTTTTAGTGGAATGAACTGATCCCAAAGCACTATGTAGATTTTTAAGTTAGAATGAGTACAATGCACTTACCAGCCTCAACAATAGCAGGTTTGTTGCTGGAGCAGACTGACAACACCTTCAGCACCCTACTTGTGGTCCACAATAGTTTCTCATAAGTATAGGTCCTCATTATGTTTACTAAAGCCTGGGGTCCGCCACTTGCCAGAATTATCAGCTGAAAGACAACAAAAATAATATTTGTCTGTCACTTCCTACACATGTCAGCAGGTAGTAAACGTTGCTGGCTTACACCCCTCGTGGTTACAGTTCCCTAAAAAAACATTCCCATCTGCTTATGTGGACTATAAGTTTTACAGTCTCACTATAAGCACAGCAGCATTTCTGCAAGATAATTCCTGTATCCCTCCCCTCTTGCAAGGTCAGAAATGACTGGCAAAAGCCAGTGGCATGTGGCTTTAGATTCAGAGTCAGGAGGTCAGTACACAAGAACTGTCAGGCCATTCATCACAAGCTTGCTCATTTTAACTACTTCAGCACCAGAGGCACCTACCTTACTTTCTTGATTGCCATATGCTAAAATCTGAAGGCAGTCTGTTGTGATGGCCAAGAATTTGACGTTTGTCTTGTTGAGCAAGGCCACCATTTTCTGCAGCCCACCAGCGAGACGGACAGCCATCTTGGCTCCTTCCTGATGTAACAGGAGATTGTGAAGAGTTGTAATGGCATAGAACAGCACAGAGTCCACTGGAGACCTGAAGAAGGGAAAATCCTCATGAGTACCTGCTCCTAGCAGACCCAACTGCAAAACACAAGCACTGTCTCAGTAGTGCACATACCCCAGCATTTTAACCAAAGCAGGGATGCCTCCTGATTTGAAGATTGCCAGCAAGCCTTCACGGTGATGTGAGAGGTTGTGTAGTGTCCCTGCAGTACACCGGGCTGTCTCCACATCGTTTGTGTTTTGCATGGTACGTACGATGGCAGACACCATCTGAGGAGATCTCATAATGGCGTGGCGAGACGCTTCCTTCTTGGACAGCTGATGAACCATAACTGCAGCCTTGTTCACCACCACCTAACACAAGGGTTTGAATAAAGCTTTTAGTTTTAAGGTCATTGAAGGTGCCCCAAAAGCAAGCTTCACCCAGGCAAAGAAAATACTTACCTGGTCCTCATCATTCAACAGTTTGGTCAGTTCTGGGATCGCACGAGTTGCAAGTTCAGCATCATCTTGGTAGTTTATCAAATTAACAACAGCATGTTTTAACATCTGGGATGGCTCAGCCAGGCGCTGCACGTTGGTTGGATGAGCTGCATCAAACTGTGTGGATGGGATCTGCATTCCTTCATCCAGGGTTTCAGGGAACATAGCTGCACGCACCCTCTGAGCTCTAGTCATTGCATACTGGCCATCAATATCTAAAAACAAGGCAAGTCACCATAATCTCAAACTAGGGATAAAAAGCTCATCATCCAGATTGGCAGTAATTGAGTAGTTAGGTTTCTGTATTATTAAACTGCTGGTCCAAGCAAAACGGTTTAACAGAAAAGGCCTTACCTGCAACTTGCTCCTGGGTGAAGGACTGAGAGAATCCCTGTTCCCACTCATACAGCACTTGTGTTGTGTCCACATCTTCTTCTTCAGGATTTCCCTTGCCACTCAAGGAGGGAGCAGTTGTTGTGGCCCCAGAATGGATACCAGAGTCCAGATATGATTGCTGCTGCCAGTGACTGACTGCTGCTTTTCTGTCTGGCTCCATTGCCATATCCAGCTCCATCAAGTCAGCTGTAAGAAATCATTGGTGAACAATTAAGTTTAGTTCAATTGCTCCAGCATGTATTAATTCTACAAAAGATGACagagattttaaattaaaataagctGTTATAAACAACTTCCTCAACCCAGCACTGGAAGAGAGCAGCAACTTCAAACTGAGACTATATGTTGAACCAAGGCAGACATGGAAACCTGAGGAACAGGCAGAACAATCACTGCTATTGTGGCTGTCCTGACCTTACAACAAACTTGTCTGAAGGTTTGATTTCCAGTGTAAGGTATTAATTACTGTAATAGAGCAGATGTTATTCAACCTAAGTGACTTTGAAAAGTTAAAAAGAGAGGGATAAGGAGTCTTCTAGATTCTAGTAACAGAAATTGTAATGCACTATGTACCTTGAGTTGCCATGTTCCTTGTTATGCTCCCAGAACTCTTCCTTGCACCCTTTCAGAGATCCTAAAAAAAAAGCAAGGTTAGAACTTATTAAACACTAATCAGAGCTAGTAAGACAGGATTTCACATTAGAACACTGGAATTGCAAACTAAGACTTGGCACAACTTGCCATTTCATTACTACAGTGAATATACTCCAATGCTAATTAGCAAACCTCCATGGACAGACATGCAAAAGAACTCAATGTATCACCCAGACTTCTGTCAGGTTATGTGTAAGATATTCTCTCAGAGCTACAAGAGAACAAGAACTGAAGACTGACCATGACAGAGCTATTTTTCACTCCTCTATCTTTGCATAAGGTGAAGTCCAGACATTAAATTCCAGAGTTTGGAAATGCCACAAAGACAATGGCTAAATGTCACACTTCCTCATTTCCCTCAGAGATAAGCTACTTAGAAGATACTAGAAAAACTGATACAGGGCTACAACATGAATTTTCATGGGGAAAGCTGAAATGACGATGTAAGGCAAGTTGCACAAAGACTGCCTAAAGAATCATAACTGCACTTCCTCCTTTATTCCCTCCCTGTGCCATAAGAATAAAGGTGTCTTCCTACAAAAAAACTCTTCCTTgaagttaaaagtaaaaattgAACCAgccttattaaaaaaacccaaaaaatctgtCCTTCAGTAGAACACACTTTAATTGTTTGCACAGAAAACCAAGATAACTGGGGACAAGGAGGCTGAAATATGATCAAATGCCCTATATAAATTTTCACTATGAATCTCCATTCCACATCACCAAGCAGTTTGGAAGTATTTGCACCATAAATCTGTACCTGTCTCTTCACTAACCTAGAAAGGCTACAGCTCCACAACAGGTCACTTTTATTTCATTTGCTCCCCTTCCCCCCACAGTCCCACACTGATTccagcacagacacagagctggTGACAGCCTAATCTGGGAGCCAGCCAAGCAGAGACATTTGTAGTGGGAGCTTGTGCAGGGAGCAAAACCATCTCTTGCAGCAATCAGCTTTCACTGTTAGGTGTTAGAGCTGTGCTGATCCAAACATTCCTGCACAATGAAGTAAAGGCAGTGCACTAACCCCTGAGAGGACAGGTCTGCAGCGCTGCGTCAGGAGAACAAAGTCCACCTGACTTTGCTGGATTTGTGTAAAGACAGGTTTCCCAGTTTAAGAGTTTGCTTCAGGAGCACCTTTTAGAAAACCATAATTAAAGAGAGGGCAGGCCTGCAGTTTTAAGTCTCACAGGGTAGGCGGGACAAACCTATTTCACGGACTCTGAGCCAGCTGCAAGATACTCCGGCAGCTCCTGAGCAATCTTGTTGCTTGGCTGTACAAATGCCAGTGCTGTTTGTCCTGACTGCACTCCCACAACTTCTGGCAGCAACCCTTCCCTGGCTCTTTTAAAATGGGCAGTAGATCTGCATCTGCAGCAGATAAACAGCATTAAGCTGATATAAGACATTACACAACATACAATAAGCATCCTGCTGTGCAGCTGGAAACTCTAAACTGGTCCTTCTCCACAGCCTGGAAGAGACTGGCCAACTCAGAGTCTGCCCTTGACAATGGGCATGGAGGATGTGCTGAAAATACACACACTTCTTCCAGGCCCTTACCTTGGGTTCTTCCAACATGCTGTTAGGAATTTGAGAGTGGTAGTGGCAAAGAAAAACTTAAGTCTCACTGTCAGTTCATCACTGATTAAAAAATTCTAATGAGTAGCTAAGTTGAGAAAGCGCCTATACAAAAGCTTGGTAGCTCTTTGCAGGTCTTCTGCATTACTTTGTGAGTTCCATTAACACCTTCCAAACAGAAAGGGAATAGCAGTAACAGTAAAATTTGTATCTTTGCTCCCTGCAGTCCACACTCTAAGTCAGATGTGACACTTCCAATAAAAAATTTGGCATGTTCTAGCTGCTATATGAAACTTCCAATATGCTTAGCACAAAAAAGATCTATTTTTACCATAAACTTTCCCATCTTCTCCATCAGGACTATGCTAAAAAAAGGATCACCAAACTGGTTTTGAAGTTGACTCTTTCATCAACCATTATGTTAAGAGCAGTGACTATGCTTTGAGACATTTACTACCACCTGAGATTTCCATACACAATAAGGGGCTTGGGAagaacatttatagttttctccACTGCTGAATTCTGCATTAATGAAGGCAACTGGCCTATAGCACCTACACTCTGAAACTGCTGTTTCAATTTCTGCAGCCTGAAGAGATCAGAAGAGCAGCTCTACCATCAGGTAAAATCCAACAGACCAGAGTAGCCACTGAACAGCAGCATTGTTCCAAAACAACACTGAAGATCATATACAAAATAGCAATGAGGAATATGAAGTGTTCAGAAATGCATTCCAGTGACATTCAGTCTTTGGAATGCTGACCCGTGATCAGCCAGCATGCTAGTTGCATCTGCAAGTTCCAACATCCTGATGTGCATTTCACacacctgcagccccccaggaaTTCCTGGTAGCTTTTTTAATTGTTATTTAGATAGGGAATTTGGTTTAATCCTAAAAGTTCAAAGTGCCAAACAAAAGTAGCcagggtttggttttgggttttctgCAGTTGAACATTCTCTCATCTTTTCCTTCacattctttttaaattttacaaAGGGGTAAACTGAGTCCAGGCAAGCTGCTGGCTTTGTCTTCCTGTTTGTCACTCTCAAGGTGAACCAACACATTTACAAAGGGAGGGACACCACCAGGCTCGCTACAAACACTTGTACTGCTCATTTTCTTGACAAAATGGATCAGTACAAGGTCAGCCACACACATCTCAACCATCAGGAAGAGACAGAAGGCCTCAGTATACTTTACAAACAAACTTTAGCAGGGCTGCAAGCTTCACAATTTTTGAAGGCTAGCAGGCACtcagaagtgggaattctgatAAATATCACATTATACAGTTCACATGAATGTGCTGCTAGGAGTTAAGGGACTCGTCTCTCCCCATGAGACCATGCACTTGCTTAGCAAGCATCATCAGCTTTGGGTTTAAATGAAGGTTAGGGTTTTTTAGACTATGTATTAAACAACTCATGTGAAGAGCAATTCAAGACCTTGCACTAGGCTGTATTATGTGGCATCTGCAAGCTTAGAAGGCACACGAGCTGATAATTTCAATCCACTACAGAAGATAATTCAATTTTCTTGATTTTTGAAAGGAATGAAAGACGTATTAGGTATTATTTCTGATCATGTGTTTTTATTAGATATTAATTTCTGATTCTGGAGAACTGTTGCCTACAATAGTTCTGAAATCTGCACAATTCTCTTCTTTAAGACTGACTCAAATTACACCTGACTGATCTGCTAAACAGTTCTTTTTAAAGCAAGTCAAAGTCTGCAAGTCTGCCATAAATCCTTTGTTTGAGAGCAGTATGTTATTAAAACTTGCACAAGAAACCCAGACTGATCCATCCA
The sequence above is drawn from the Melospiza melodia melodia isolate bMelMel2 chromosome 1, bMelMel2.pri, whole genome shotgun sequence genome and encodes:
- the CTNNB1 gene encoding catenin beta-1 isoform X2, yielding MATQADLMELDMAMEPDRKAAVSHWQQQSYLDSGIHSGATTTAPSLSGKGNPEEEDVDTTQVLYEWEQGFSQSFTQEQVADIDGQYAMTRAQRVRAAMFPETLDEGMQIPSTQFDAAHPTNVQRLAEPSQMLKHAVVNLINYQDDAELATRAIPELTKLLNDEDQVVVNKAAVMVHQLSKKEASRHAIMRSPQMVSAIVRTMQNTNDVETARCTAGTLHNLSHHREGLLAIFKSGGIPALVKMLGSPVDSVLFYAITTLHNLLLHQEGAKMAVRLAGGLQKMVALLNKTNVKFLAITTDCLQILAYGNQESKLIILASGGPQALVNIMRTYTYEKLLWTTSRVLKVLSVCSSNKPAIVEAGGMQALGLHLTDPSQRLVQNCLWTLRNLSDAATKQEGMEGLLGTLVQLLGSDDINVVTCAAGILSNLTCNNYKNKMMVCQVGGIEALVRTVLRAGDREDITEPAICALRHLTSRHQEAEMAQNAVRLHYGLPVVVKLLHPPSHWPLIKATVGLIRNLALCPANHAPLREQGAIPRLVQLLVRAHQDTQRRTSMGGTQQQFVEGVRMEEIVEGCTGALHILARDVHNRIVIRGLNTIPLFVQLLYSPIENIQRVAAGVLCELAQDKEAAEAIEAEGATAPLTELLHSRNEGVATYAAAVLFRMSEDKPQDYKKRLSVELTSSLFRTEPMAWNETADLGLDIGAQGEPLGYRPDAVSSE
- the CTNNB1 gene encoding catenin beta-1 isoform X1, whose translation is MATQADLMELDMAMEPDRKAAVSHWQQQSYLDSGIHSGATTTAPSLSGKGNPEEEDVDTTQVLYEWEQGFSQSFTQEQVADIDGQYAMTRAQRVRAAMFPETLDEGMQIPSTQFDAAHPTNVQRLAEPSQMLKHAVVNLINYQDDAELATRAIPELTKLLNDEDQVVVNKAAVMVHQLSKKEASRHAIMRSPQMVSAIVRTMQNTNDVETARCTAGTLHNLSHHREGLLAIFKSGGIPALVKMLGSPVDSVLFYAITTLHNLLLHQEGAKMAVRLAGGLQKMVALLNKTNVKFLAITTDCLQILAYGNQESKLIILASGGPQALVNIMRTYTYEKLLWTTSRVLKVLSVCSSNKPAIVEAGGMQALGLHLTDPSQRLVQNCLWTLRNLSDAATKQEGMEGLLGTLVQLLGSDDINVVTCAAGILSNLTCNNYKNKMMVCQVGGIEALVRTVLRAGDREDITEPAICALRHLTSRHQEAEMAQNAVRLHYGLPVVVKLLHPPSHWPLIKATVGLIRNLALCPANHAPLREQGAIPRLVQLLVRAHQDTQRRTSMGGTQQQFVEGVRMEEIVEGCTGALHILARDVHNRIVIRGLNTIPLFVQLLYSPIENIQRVAAGVLCELAQDKEAAEAIEAEGATAPLTELLHSRNEGVATYAAAVLFRMSEDKPQDYKKRLSVELTSSLFRTEPMAWNETADLGLDIGAQGEPLGYRPDDPSYRSFHSGGYGQDALGMDPMMEHEMGGHHPGADYPVDGLPDLGHAQDLMDGLPPGDSNQLAWFDTDL